The Rhodopseudomonas palustris genome window below encodes:
- a CDS encoding tetratricopeptide repeat protein gives MTFRAIIFGSLAAIGVAVSGAAAQQSGPVPVSATQPDYDALFAQMYQQPADLDVSFKFARAAVERGDYEAAIGALERMLFFNPDLPRVKLELGVLYFKLASYEIARGYLIDAIKGGNVPDDIRVQVMAYLAEIDRRLSKYEYSVFLHAGMRYQTNANIGPNGLQVRALGQEAILDPSFGRKPDWSTFQTVAASYAYKLNLRGDAIETTFLGLNSRQMTLSQFNLGFVEITAGHRVGLGQNSSFKYYGIGDKVWLGNYSYFNALGGGLSARTQLGGLGMVEGYVETRHRRFSDSTYFPTAGSQTGDLLTAAVLTDFRWGGVHWTTRAGFDGNKAIADYNSYKRYSIDVALPIEFVATVFGAQRAFVFAPTAGFSQANYEAPNFIVDPVIVRRDQEYRYGAIFDAQLIDNIGLRTQVTYTKIDSNLPNYRTNNLSASIGPTLRF, from the coding sequence GTGACGTTTCGGGCAATCATCTTCGGCTCGCTGGCGGCGATCGGCGTCGCCGTGTCGGGAGCTGCGGCGCAGCAAAGCGGGCCGGTTCCGGTCTCCGCGACGCAGCCGGACTACGATGCGCTGTTCGCGCAGATGTATCAGCAGCCGGCCGATCTCGACGTCAGCTTCAAATTCGCGCGCGCGGCGGTCGAGCGCGGCGACTACGAGGCGGCGATCGGCGCGCTGGAGCGGATGCTGTTCTTCAATCCCGATCTGCCGCGGGTGAAGCTCGAACTCGGCGTGCTGTATTTCAAGCTCGCGTCCTACGAGATCGCGCGCGGCTATCTGATCGACGCGATCAAGGGCGGCAACGTGCCCGACGACATCCGCGTCCAGGTGATGGCCTATCTCGCCGAGATCGATCGCCGGCTGTCGAAATACGAGTACAGCGTGTTCCTGCACGCCGGCATGCGCTATCAGACCAACGCCAATATCGGCCCGAACGGCTTGCAGGTGCGCGCGCTCGGGCAGGAGGCGATTCTCGATCCGAGCTTCGGCCGCAAGCCGGACTGGAGCACGTTCCAGACCGTCGCGGCGAGCTACGCCTACAAGCTCAATCTGCGCGGCGACGCGATCGAGACGACGTTCCTGGGCCTGAATTCGCGGCAGATGACGCTGAGCCAGTTCAACCTGGGCTTTGTCGAGATCACCGCCGGCCATCGCGTCGGCCTCGGTCAGAATTCGTCGTTCAAGTATTACGGCATCGGCGACAAGGTCTGGCTCGGCAATTACAGCTACTTCAACGCGCTCGGCGGCGGCCTGTCGGCGCGCACGCAGCTCGGCGGCCTCGGCATGGTCGAGGGCTATGTCGAGACGCGGCACCGCCGCTTCAGCGATTCGACCTATTTCCCGACCGCCGGCAGCCAGACCGGCGACCTGCTGACAGCGGCGGTGCTGACCGATTTCCGCTGGGGCGGGGTGCACTGGACCACCCGCGCCGGCTTCGACGGCAACAAGGCGATCGCCGACTACAACAGCTACAAGCGCTATTCGATCGACGTCGCGTTGCCGATCGAGTTCGTCGCGACGGTGTTCGGCGCGCAGCGCGCTTTCGTGTTCGCGCCGACGGCGGGGTTCAGCCAGGCCAATTACGAAGCGCCGAATTTCATCGTCGATCCGGTGATCGTGCGGCGTGACCAGGAATATCGCTACGGCGCGATCTTCGATGCGCAACTGATCGACAATATCGGGCTGCGCACGCAGGTGACCTACACCAAGATCGACTCCAATCTGCCCAACTACCGCACCAACAATCTGTCGGCCTCGATCGGCCCGACGCTGCGTTTCTGA
- a CDS encoding Spy/CpxP family protein refolding chaperone, whose translation MHGPDMPPRPVSLVVAVAAALAVLAALPPAVQAQGLVKGVEQGAREGNKAAGPVGGVLGGAIGGVVGVVGGVLTGVTGGNTARGPVGAKQQPAERPKSATQTRKEARDAKAGKGKAAPAELTPEQIVANSDANIERIKSELKLTPEQDKHWGQFSSAMHYLGQHGAERLTLRKARAQRDPPDDIVEQMRNEAQFLYDRGADQRAVADAAEPLFATLDDKQKAIFVTEMVRLSTERGLD comes from the coding sequence ATGCACGGACCTGACATGCCACCTCGCCCGGTTTCCCTCGTCGTCGCGGTTGCCGCCGCGTTGGCCGTCCTGGCGGCGCTGCCACCAGCGGTGCAGGCGCAGGGCCTCGTCAAGGGCGTCGAGCAGGGCGCGCGCGAAGGCAACAAGGCGGCAGGTCCCGTTGGCGGCGTGCTGGGCGGCGCGATCGGCGGCGTCGTGGGGGTGGTCGGCGGGGTGCTGACCGGGGTCACCGGCGGCAACACCGCGCGCGGGCCGGTCGGGGCGAAACAGCAGCCGGCGGAGCGGCCCAAATCGGCGACGCAGACGCGCAAGGAGGCGCGGGACGCCAAGGCCGGCAAGGGCAAGGCGGCGCCGGCGGAACTCACCCCGGAGCAGATCGTCGCCAATTCCGACGCCAATATCGAACGCATCAAGAGCGAGCTGAAGCTCACGCCGGAGCAGGACAAGCACTGGGGACAGTTCTCCAGCGCGATGCACTATCTCGGCCAGCACGGCGCCGAACGGCTGACGCTGCGCAAGGCGCGCGCGCAGCGTGATCCGCCCGACGACATCGTCGAGCAGATGCGCAACGAGGCGCAATTCCTGTACGACCGCGGCGCCGACCAGCGCGCCGTCGCCGACGCCGCCGAGCCGCTGTTCGCCACGCTCGACGACAAGCAGAAAGCGATCTTCGTCACAGAGATGGTGCGGCTCAGCACCGAACGCGGGCTCGACTGA